Proteins from a genomic interval of Lacticaseibacillus pabuli:
- a CDS encoding PTS sugar transporter subunit IIB, protein MAHKVIMLACAGGMSSSLLVTKMQQAAAAAGEDVIIFATGVSAAERVVAERHPDVLMIGPQVRYHIDSLRAKLDIPVAVIDMQDYGRMNGQRVLEAALALIQDK, encoded by the coding sequence GTGGCTCACAAAGTCATTATGCTAGCCTGTGCTGGGGGCATGTCCTCCAGTCTGCTGGTCACTAAGATGCAGCAAGCGGCAGCGGCTGCCGGCGAGGATGTCATCATTTTCGCGACAGGCGTTTCCGCGGCAGAACGGGTGGTCGCAGAACGGCACCCCGACGTGCTGATGATTGGTCCGCAGGTACGCTATCACATCGATAGTTTGCGGGCGAAGCTGGATATTCCAGTAGCAGTCATCGACATGCAGGATTACGGCCGGATGAACGGTCAGCGCGTGCTTGAAGCGGCGCTGGCACTAATCCAAGATAAATAA
- a CDS encoding 6-phospho-beta-glucosidase yields MGHLRKDFLWGGAVAAHQLEGGWNKGGKGVSVADVMTAGANGVPRQITDGVIPGKNYPNHDAIDFYGHYKDDVKLFADLGLKCFRTSIAWTRIFPNGDEEEPNEEGLQFYDDLFDELLKYGIEPVITLSHFEMPYHLVTEYGGWRNRKVIDFFTHFAEVVFKRYKNKVKYWMTFNEINNQANTAVPFFLFTNSGVEVKPGEDAEKIMYQAAHYEVVASALAVQIGHKINPDFQIGAMIAMVPLYPASPDPRDIFKAERAMQTRYWFADVQAGGAYPTWLTQYQQDKGWDLDITLADLDVLKAGKVDYIGFSYYMSNAVKAKDNEPASYKYEENVDIVKNPTLQASEWGWQIDPQGLRYGMNWFNDRFHLPQFIVENGFGAIDKIDADGHVHDDYRVDYLRQHIEQMKLAVEVDGIDLMGYTPWGFIDLVSAGTGQMDKRYGFIYVDKNDKGEGTLKRSKKDSFYWYENVIKTNGADLSDVKPDYKA; encoded by the coding sequence ATGGGACATTTACGGAAAGACTTTCTCTGGGGCGGCGCGGTTGCTGCTCACCAGCTCGAAGGGGGTTGGAACAAAGGCGGTAAGGGTGTCAGTGTTGCTGATGTCATGACTGCCGGCGCGAACGGCGTGCCTCGCCAGATTACTGACGGTGTGATTCCAGGTAAGAACTACCCGAACCACGATGCCATTGATTTCTATGGCCACTACAAGGACGACGTGAAACTCTTCGCTGATCTGGGCTTGAAGTGCTTCCGGACATCTATTGCCTGGACGCGGATTTTCCCGAATGGCGATGAAGAGGAACCAAACGAAGAAGGCCTGCAGTTCTACGACGACCTCTTTGACGAACTCCTCAAGTACGGGATTGAACCCGTCATCACCCTGTCCCACTTCGAAATGCCTTACCACCTCGTCACAGAATACGGCGGCTGGCGCAATCGTAAGGTGATTGATTTCTTCACTCACTTTGCCGAAGTCGTCTTCAAACGTTACAAGAACAAGGTAAAGTACTGGATGACCTTTAACGAGATCAACAACCAGGCCAACACCGCGGTACCATTCTTCCTGTTCACCAACTCCGGGGTTGAAGTTAAGCCCGGCGAAGATGCCGAGAAGATCATGTACCAGGCAGCGCACTATGAAGTCGTTGCCAGTGCCCTGGCCGTCCAGATTGGTCACAAGATCAACCCCGACTTCCAGATCGGTGCCATGATTGCCATGGTGCCACTTTACCCCGCATCACCCGACCCACGCGACATCTTCAAGGCCGAGCGTGCGATGCAGACTCGCTACTGGTTTGCCGATGTGCAGGCCGGCGGTGCGTACCCAACCTGGCTGACGCAGTATCAGCAGGATAAGGGCTGGGACCTCGACATCACACTCGCGGACCTCGATGTGCTGAAGGCAGGGAAGGTCGACTACATCGGCTTCTCCTACTACATGTCGAATGCTGTTAAGGCAAAGGACAATGAACCAGCTTCGTACAAGTACGAAGAAAACGTCGACATTGTCAAGAACCCAACACTCCAAGCATCCGAATGGGGTTGGCAAATTGATCCTCAGGGCCTGCGCTACGGGATGAACTGGTTTAACGACCGGTTCCACCTGCCACAGTTCATCGTTGAAAATGGTTTCGGTGCCATCGACAAGATCGACGCTGACGGCCACGTTCACGATGACTACCGTGTCGACTACCTGCGTCAGCACATCGAACAGATGAAGCTGGCCGTAGAAGTCGATGGGATTGACCTGATGGGTTACACACCGTGGGGCTTCATCGACCTTGTATCTGCGGGTACTGGTCAGATGGACAAGCGGTATGGCTTCATCTACGTCGACAAAAACGATAAGGGTGAAGGGACGCTCAAGCGCTCGAAGAAGGATTCCTTCTACTGGTACGAGAACGTCATCAAGACTAACGGTGCTGATCTCAGCGACGTTAAGCCTGATTACAAGGCCTAA
- a CDS encoding ABC transporter ATP-binding protein, with protein MIEIQHLKFNYITFNKTSGLKGSLKDLFKRQQTTFNVYRDLNLNVQDGEMLGLMGPNGAGKTTLIKLLTGVIEPAGGKIDIDGTTPSTKSNSFLKQIGVLFGQKSQLSWDLPATDTFDLIAKIYNLAPSEYRNRLNELTTMLNVTDFVNRPVRKLSLGQRMRCELICALIHSPKYLFLDEPTLGLDITTQHAIYTFLKEENQRYGTTIIITSHSLQDIERLADRVVVMVKGNFVYDGTTTALPVNVSEHQSFAIQLDRGDGAANNIVVPANEVASRVAKIGFEHIISVTRVGEDGI; from the coding sequence ATGATTGAAATTCAGCATCTTAAGTTTAACTACATAACGTTTAACAAAACGTCTGGGCTGAAGGGTTCCTTAAAAGATTTGTTTAAACGTCAGCAAACGACCTTTAATGTTTACCGAGATTTGAATTTAAATGTCCAGGATGGTGAAATGCTAGGCTTGATGGGGCCAAACGGCGCGGGGAAAACAACCTTGATTAAGCTATTAACTGGGGTGATTGAACCCGCTGGTGGCAAAATTGATATTGATGGCACTACACCTAGCACGAAGTCGAATTCGTTTCTAAAACAAATTGGCGTCTTATTTGGCCAAAAGTCCCAATTATCGTGGGATCTACCAGCCACTGACACGTTTGACCTGATAGCAAAAATATATAATTTGGCCCCAAGTGAATATAGAAACCGCCTAAACGAGTTGACTACGATGCTCAACGTTACCGACTTTGTGAATCGTCCGGTTCGAAAATTGTCACTAGGTCAAAGAATGCGTTGCGAGTTGATTTGCGCGCTCATTCATTCCCCAAAGTACCTTTTTTTAGATGAGCCAACTCTGGGACTTGATATTACAACTCAGCACGCTATATACACGTTTCTGAAGGAAGAAAATCAGCGCTATGGAACGACAATTATCATAACGTCGCATAGTCTACAGGATATAGAACGACTAGCTGACCGGGTGGTGGTCATGGTCAAGGGCAACTTTGTCTATGATGGAACCACCACAGCCTTGCCCGTCAATGTTTCTGAACATCAAAGCTTTGCAATTCAGTTAGACAGAGGCGATGGAGCAGCAAATAATATCGTTGTCCCTGCAAATGAGGTCGCTTCAAGAGTTGCAAAGATTGGTTTTGAACATATCATCTCTGTCACCAGGGTTGGTGAAGACGGCATATAG
- the istA gene encoding IS21 family transposase, with product MAIHYRQILELHAQELVQRDIAAITGNSRPKISEVIKQAELHQISPPFTDDVDDIWLESLLFPQKQPMAKGRQIPDFEKIHEELAKPNVTLSLVHYEYEQECRQNGTIPYAYRTFCQYYRAYAQKYKATMRIRRKPGEVMEVDWAGSPLHIVDRETGEIIKAYLFIASLPCSAYSYCEAFMTEQQEAWLTGHIHAYEFFGGVTQYLISDNLKTGVTSHKHSEIILNEMYRDLALHYGTIVMPARVRKPKDKPTVEGVVGTVSTWIIAALRNETFFGLEELNKAVRIKLKEFNERPFTKKYKQGSRLSAFHDEESFALRPLPVQAYTMASWRTAIVQLDYHINVESQFYSVPYEYISSKVDIKVTKDIVEVFYKGNRIASHKRLTGKFGQFSTNHDHLPAEHKLFVDHTPENALAWAEEVGINTLAVMRYLLKSAASEKQGLSAAFRFKGLARKYAAIEIEAACTTVMKIATAPTVSVVERVMKSQKIPAPKTINEPDYGFTRGAAYFGGND from the coding sequence ATGGCTATTCATTACCGTCAAATTCTTGAGCTTCACGCTCAAGAGCTGGTGCAGCGAGACATTGCGGCAATCACTGGGAATTCACGTCCCAAGATTTCTGAAGTTATCAAGCAAGCTGAGCTACATCAGATTAGTCCACCATTTACTGATGATGTGGATGATATTTGGTTGGAAAGCTTGTTGTTTCCTCAGAAGCAACCGATGGCAAAAGGTCGGCAGATACCCGACTTCGAAAAGATACACGAGGAATTGGCTAAGCCTAACGTCACCTTATCCCTGGTTCATTATGAATATGAGCAAGAGTGCCGACAAAATGGCACAATTCCGTATGCGTATCGAACCTTTTGCCAGTATTATCGTGCTTATGCGCAGAAATATAAGGCAACTATGCGGATCCGGCGTAAACCAGGTGAAGTGATGGAGGTCGATTGGGCGGGCTCACCTTTGCATATCGTCGATCGCGAAACTGGAGAAATCATCAAGGCATATCTGTTCATCGCTTCTTTGCCGTGTAGTGCGTACAGCTACTGTGAGGCATTTATGACTGAACAACAGGAGGCGTGGCTTACTGGACACATTCATGCGTATGAATTCTTTGGTGGTGTGACGCAATATCTGATTTCCGACAATCTCAAAACGGGTGTGACTTCGCACAAGCATAGCGAAATCATCTTGAATGAAATGTATCGAGATCTAGCCTTGCACTACGGCACAATTGTGATGCCAGCACGAGTCCGGAAGCCAAAGGATAAGCCGACTGTCGAAGGTGTTGTGGGGACAGTATCAACATGGATTATAGCAGCGCTACGAAATGAAACATTCTTTGGCCTCGAGGAATTAAATAAGGCCGTTCGCATCAAACTCAAGGAGTTCAACGAACGGCCATTCACAAAGAAATATAAACAAGGTAGTCGCCTTTCGGCGTTTCATGACGAAGAAAGCTTTGCCTTGCGACCATTACCTGTTCAAGCTTATACGATGGCCAGTTGGCGGACTGCCATCGTGCAATTAGACTACCACATCAACGTGGAAAGTCAGTTTTACTCTGTTCCTTACGAGTATATCTCATCTAAAGTGGATATCAAGGTGACGAAAGATATCGTAGAAGTTTTCTACAAAGGTAATCGAATTGCCTCCCATAAACGACTAACCGGTAAATTCGGGCAATTTTCAACCAATCACGATCATTTGCCAGCAGAACATAAACTGTTCGTCGATCATACACCTGAGAACGCATTAGCTTGGGCGGAAGAGGTTGGCATCAATACGCTTGCCGTAATGCGATATCTACTTAAATCGGCGGCAAGTGAAAAACAAGGTCTAAGTGCAGCTTTTCGATTCAAAGGCTTAGCTAGAAAATACGCAGCTATTGAAATCGAAGCCGCGTGTACGACCGTGATGAAAATTGCGACCGCACCGACGGTGTCCGTAGTTGAACGGGTTATGAAAAGTCAAAAGATTCCAGCACCAAAGACGATTAACGAACCCGACTACGGTTTTACTCGTGGTGCAGCATACTTTGGAGGAAATGACTAA
- a CDS encoding PTS sugar transporter subunit IIC yields the protein MNSSFMNDKVLPRVMKFTNSKIITALKNGMIYTIPFIIVGSVFLLLATPPIASWAAWMNTTGLVPYWNQAVNFSFNMMAVIAVMGISYEWARNEKVDPFPAGITGLLSFLIVLQPTSPIMSASGKVLVQNPHGMTGFIDTSWLAGRGMIAAIIIGLITGWIYSWFVKNKITIKLPEQVPANVANSFIALIPAAVLIVFWLIVYMLFDHFAHTSMLAVIYNVIQTPLQGITDSFGGVLLVPFFISFLWMFGVHGSSIVSGIMTAILLSNGVDNAKLYKAGTLSLGHGAHVFTQALLDQFGTVTGAGITIGLVVYMLWFAKSEQMKALAKLEIAPALFNINEPIIFGVPIVLNPILAAPFILAPMASMGLTYWAIKLTIIPPFNGVYVPWTTPPIMSGFLVGGWKTMLWQALMLVMTFFIYFPFARNQDNLLYKQEQENLAAEEAAKTAKN from the coding sequence ATGAATAGTAGTTTCATGAACGATAAAGTCCTGCCCAGGGTTATGAAGTTCACCAACAGTAAGATTATTACCGCTTTGAAGAACGGGATGATTTACACCATTCCATTCATCATCGTTGGTTCTGTCTTCTTGCTGCTGGCAACTCCTCCTATTGCCTCTTGGGCGGCTTGGATGAACACTACCGGCCTGGTACCATACTGGAACCAAGCCGTTAACTTCTCATTCAACATGATGGCGGTCATTGCCGTTATGGGTATCTCTTATGAATGGGCGCGTAACGAAAAAGTTGATCCGTTCCCAGCCGGGATTACTGGTTTACTCAGTTTCCTGATTGTGTTGCAGCCAACTTCCCCAATCATGAGCGCTTCTGGCAAGGTTCTTGTCCAGAACCCACATGGCATGACCGGATTCATCGATACGAGCTGGCTGGCTGGTCGAGGCATGATTGCCGCGATCATCATCGGGCTCATTACCGGGTGGATTTACTCATGGTTTGTTAAGAACAAGATTACGATCAAGCTCCCAGAACAGGTCCCAGCCAATGTTGCGAACTCCTTCATTGCCTTGATTCCTGCCGCTGTCCTGATTGTCTTCTGGCTCATTGTCTACATGCTGTTTGACCACTTTGCACACACGTCAATGCTTGCCGTGATCTACAACGTGATTCAGACACCATTGCAAGGGATTACCGACTCGTTCGGTGGTGTCCTGCTGGTACCATTCTTCATTTCGTTCCTGTGGATGTTTGGTGTTCATGGTTCCTCTATCGTTTCTGGGATTATGACTGCTATTCTTCTCTCCAACGGTGTTGACAACGCTAAGCTCTACAAGGCTGGCACACTTTCTCTTGGCCACGGTGCCCACGTCTTCACGCAGGCTCTGCTTGACCAATTCGGTACTGTTACTGGTGCTGGTATTACCATCGGGCTGGTTGTCTACATGCTCTGGTTTGCGAAGTCCGAACAGATGAAGGCTCTTGCTAAGTTGGAAATCGCACCAGCGCTCTTCAACATTAACGAACCTATCATCTTCGGTGTTCCTATCGTTTTGAACCCAATCCTTGCTGCACCATTCATCTTGGCTCCTATGGCATCCATGGGTCTGACGTACTGGGCTATCAAGCTGACGATTATCCCACCATTTAATGGGGTTTACGTTCCTTGGACCACGCCACCAATCATGTCTGGGTTCCTTGTCGGTGGTTGGAAGACCATGCTGTGGCAGGCACTCATGCTCGTCATGACATTCTTCATCTACTTCCCATTCGCTCGTAACCAGGATAACCTCCTTTACAAGCAGGAACAGGAAAACTTGGCTGCTGAAGAAGCTGCTAAGACCGCAAAGAACTAA
- the istB gene encoding IS21-like element helper ATPase IstB: protein MVNDETQRKLRQMKLTSMANALEAQESNTEYRSMNFDDRFKLLVDAAYASLQSNRLNRLIKSANFRTNEPCIADINYLPDRKLDRNLIQRLATGTYIQEHHNVILMGASGNGKTWLATALGIEACHQFHKVKYVRLPELIDDLIVAKHEANGDFHKIIERYKKVELLIIDEWLLTPINDEQAQTILELIEYRSQRGSTIFCTQFAPEGWHSKLGNPQIADAILDRIVHDSYKLLIQGDKSMRERYGIGGEFA, encoded by the coding sequence ATGGTAAATGACGAAACTCAACGGAAGTTACGGCAGATGAAGCTTACCTCTATGGCAAATGCCTTGGAAGCACAGGAAAGCAACACAGAATATCGATCAATGAACTTTGATGATCGGTTCAAGTTACTCGTTGATGCGGCTTACGCAAGCCTTCAGTCAAATAGGCTGAATCGACTGATCAAGAGTGCAAATTTTCGGACGAATGAGCCATGTATAGCTGATATCAATTACTTGCCGGATCGTAAGTTGGATCGGAACTTGATTCAACGCCTTGCGACTGGCACGTATATTCAAGAGCACCATAACGTCATCTTAATGGGTGCTTCAGGTAACGGGAAAACATGGTTGGCGACAGCTTTGGGGATTGAGGCTTGCCATCAGTTTCATAAAGTAAAATATGTGCGTCTTCCCGAACTGATTGATGATTTGATTGTAGCGAAGCATGAGGCAAACGGTGACTTTCATAAGATTATTGAACGGTACAAGAAAGTTGAACTCTTGATCATCGATGAGTGGCTTTTGACGCCGATCAACGATGAACAAGCTCAGACTATTCTTGAGTTGATCGAATATCGAAGTCAGCGTGGTTCAACAATCTTTTGTACTCAATTCGCGCCGGAAGGCTGGCATAGTAAGCTGGGAAATCCACAGATTGCGGATGCGATCCTTGACCGAATCGTCCACGATTCTTACAAGCTCCTTATCCAAGGCGACAAATCGATGCGCGAGCGGTATGGAATCGGAGGCGAATTTGCATGA
- a CDS encoding ABC-2 family transporter protein: protein MKYLLVAVNAFNSKITYRSNEITRLVMRLMQVMMSIMMWHFLYGARVTVDGYTAASMTKHLIITNLAAIIFTTAPIFRLSGQVRTGTLTNLLFRPISVYTEGLATFLGGQIIYITLMFVLIIMQLPQLGLTTVFLLLVFVSACLLMFYTLTMVLGATSFWIVNIWPLRSAVNAAYLLLGGLYFPLSFLGKRYTLLLSLNPFSLVGDVPAQLVLGTTSTSIFVYLLAVAAWTFLLACTGLSCEMD, encoded by the coding sequence TTGAAATACTTACTCGTTGCCGTTAACGCATTCAATAGCAAAATCACTTACCGTAGCAATGAGATCACGCGCTTGGTCATGAGACTTATGCAGGTAATGATGTCCATCATGATGTGGCATTTTCTTTATGGCGCCCGCGTCACAGTTGATGGGTATACCGCTGCCAGCATGACCAAGCACCTGATTATCACCAATTTGGCCGCTATCATTTTCACCACCGCTCCAATTTTTCGCCTGTCAGGGCAGGTTCGTACAGGGACTTTGACAAACCTACTTTTTAGGCCGATATCTGTATATACAGAGGGATTAGCAACGTTCCTAGGCGGTCAGATTATATATATCACGTTAATGTTTGTGTTGATTATTATGCAGCTCCCTCAACTGGGCCTGACGACAGTGTTCCTACTACTGGTATTCGTGTCCGCTTGCCTACTAATGTTTTACACCCTGACGATGGTCTTGGGAGCTACTAGCTTCTGGATTGTAAACATTTGGCCTCTGCGATCTGCTGTTAATGCTGCCTACTTGTTACTCGGTGGGCTATATTTCCCGCTAAGTTTTTTAGGGAAACGGTACACGCTATTGCTAAGCCTCAACCCGTTTTCTCTTGTTGGGGACGTGCCTGCCCAGCTTGTTCTGGGAACGACCAGTACATCTATCTTCGTCTATCTGTTAGCTGTGGCCGCCTGGACGTTTTTGCTGGCTTGTACTGGGTTGTCATGCGAAATGGACTAA
- a CDS encoding MurR/RpiR family transcriptional regulator, with translation MFPYDKLQSLNELETEIYNYINKHQDEVEKMTIRELAEHAHVSTTTILRFATKMGYEGFSELRFAIKQYRRNEAESSINDSYDITMPLSDFFSKVNSTSFGKLIDQALAMVNDAPIILFYGLGSGNSLAQYGARYWSNAGKFALPVTDPFQPFQATTPLPAGTVIVVLSVSGETSETVSFVTRAQQQGARIIAVTNHSESTLAKLSDLVISYYMPEVKHGSLQLTTQVPIVYLIELIAHRLDDRSTQQ, from the coding sequence ATGTTTCCATATGATAAGTTGCAGAGCCTGAATGAGCTGGAAACTGAAATCTATAATTACATCAATAAACATCAGGATGAGGTCGAGAAGATGACCATCCGTGAACTTGCCGAACACGCGCACGTGTCGACCACGACCATTCTGCGGTTTGCGACCAAGATGGGTTATGAAGGTTTCTCCGAACTGCGCTTTGCCATCAAGCAATACCGGCGCAACGAGGCCGAATCCTCCATCAACGATAGCTATGATATCACGATGCCACTCTCTGACTTTTTCTCCAAGGTCAACTCGACATCCTTTGGCAAGTTAATTGATCAGGCACTGGCCATGGTGAACGACGCGCCGATTATTTTGTTCTACGGCCTCGGTAGCGGCAATTCGCTTGCACAGTACGGCGCCCGTTACTGGTCCAACGCGGGAAAGTTTGCCTTGCCCGTCACCGACCCATTCCAGCCGTTTCAGGCGACGACACCGCTGCCAGCAGGAACGGTCATTGTTGTTTTATCCGTTTCGGGTGAGACGAGTGAGACCGTCAGTTTCGTCACGCGTGCCCAGCAGCAGGGTGCCCGCATCATTGCGGTCACGAACCACAGCGAGTCCACACTTGCCAAACTGAGTGACCTGGTCATCAGCTACTACATGCCTGAAGTCAAGCATGGGTCCCTGCAACTGACCACGCAGGTGCCGATTGTGTACCTGATTGAACTGATTGCGCACCGCTTGGATGATCGCAGTACACAACAATAA
- a CDS encoding Cof-type HAD-IIB family hydrolase: MQEHRLIAVDMDGTFLNDKMDYDRERFARIYPQLLDQGTRFVVASGNQFYQLRSFFQDYPDVVYLSENGALIRDDEQIYFESAFKKEDAAKIARVLSSYPDVEWLASGVKSAYTLRTNDEAYLQDSRKYYYRLELIDDFDEIDDDIVKFSTHCPANETAEYVATYAKVFAGIATPTSSGHGDIDIIQPGIHKARGLSELGKVLGVPASAMITFGNGGNDIEMLQYAGTGVAVSNSPQDVLDAADVVTESNNAQGVLSYIEQNLL, encoded by the coding sequence ATGCAGGAGCATCGGCTGATTGCAGTGGACATGGACGGCACTTTTTTGAACGATAAGATGGATTATGACCGGGAGCGGTTTGCACGGATTTATCCGCAGCTGCTCGACCAGGGCACCCGGTTCGTGGTTGCGAGCGGTAACCAGTTCTACCAGTTACGTTCGTTTTTCCAAGACTACCCCGACGTGGTGTATCTGTCGGAGAACGGGGCATTGATTCGTGATGACGAGCAGATCTATTTCGAGTCCGCGTTCAAAAAAGAAGATGCCGCAAAGATTGCACGGGTTCTCAGCAGTTATCCTGACGTTGAATGGTTAGCCTCTGGGGTGAAATCAGCTTATACGTTGCGGACTAACGACGAAGCTTACTTGCAGGATTCCCGGAAGTATTATTACCGGTTGGAACTCATTGACGACTTCGACGAGATTGACGATGATATTGTGAAGTTCTCGACGCATTGTCCAGCCAACGAGACGGCCGAATATGTGGCCACTTACGCCAAGGTGTTTGCAGGCATTGCCACCCCAACGTCTAGCGGCCACGGTGACATCGATATTATCCAGCCCGGCATCCATAAGGCGCGTGGCCTGTCGGAGTTGGGCAAAGTGCTCGGTGTGCCGGCCAGTGCCATGATCACCTTTGGCAACGGCGGCAATGACATTGAGATGTTGCAGTATGCCGGAACGGGTGTGGCCGTGTCGAATTCACCACAAGACGTGTTGGATGCGGCCGACGTGGTTACCGAAAGCAACAACGCACAAGGCGTGCTGTCCTATATCGAACAAAATTTGCTATAA
- a CDS encoding PTS lactose/cellobiose transporter subunit IIA, translated as MAEEQEQDLESIMGLIVAGGNAKSSAFEAIRAAKEGDFETADAKMKEANDSLIEAHNSQTAMLTQEAQGNHVKVGLLTVHSQDHLMTAITFRDLAGEIIDLYKRLAADDKK; from the coding sequence ATGGCTGAAGAACAGGAACAAGACCTTGAATCAATCATGGGTCTCATCGTAGCCGGTGGGAACGCGAAGAGCTCTGCATTTGAAGCAATCCGCGCAGCTAAGGAAGGCGACTTCGAGACTGCCGACGCGAAGATGAAAGAGGCAAATGACTCTTTGATTGAAGCGCACAACTCACAGACCGCGATGCTCACGCAAGAGGCTCAAGGGAATCATGTGAAAGTTGGCTTGCTGACGGTTCACTCCCAGGACCACCTCATGACGGCGATCACATTCCGTGACTTGGCCGGCGAGATTATCGACTTGTACAAGCGTTTGGCAGCTGACGACAAAAAGTAA
- a CDS encoding ABC-2 family transporter protein — MRLIKGVWKISIEEFLIYRLTSFFTFILAAVFFGVELVAGHVYFGATGNVGGWTETKYQLLIATVSSMVYLYNIFFIVGHENMSEDILAGNLDYTLLRPVSSYWFTSMSRIDIPSVFNLALSGAVIIVLLVRGQFDAIGTVLYFVAFLVGVVLFFLLNKLILTCTFWLDGFTALGGIMEDSIDFLSRPAAIFPKLIRGLFTVIIPILLITNLPVEALQYSRTVSYWLVYALVFEFSIYQLSKWFWRQGIKHYFSAN; from the coding sequence ATGAGACTAATTAAGGGCGTCTGGAAGATTAGTATTGAGGAATTTTTGATATATCGTCTCACCAGTTTCTTTACATTCATTCTGGCCGCCGTATTCTTCGGAGTAGAGCTAGTTGCTGGCCATGTGTATTTTGGAGCCACAGGTAACGTTGGCGGTTGGACTGAGACAAAGTATCAATTATTAATCGCGACTGTTTCGAGCATGGTGTACCTCTACAACATCTTTTTCATCGTTGGTCACGAAAATATGAGTGAGGATATCCTAGCAGGCAATCTCGATTACACCTTGCTTCGTCCAGTGTCCTCATACTGGTTTACATCCATGTCACGGATTGACATTCCGAGTGTGTTTAATCTGGCGCTGTCTGGTGCCGTGATTATCGTTTTGCTAGTTAGGGGACAATTTGACGCAATCGGGACAGTTCTGTATTTCGTGGCATTTCTTGTTGGCGTCGTACTATTTTTTCTCCTGAACAAACTCATTTTAACGTGTACATTTTGGCTGGACGGTTTCACTGCGCTTGGGGGGATTATGGAGGACTCGATTGATTTTCTAAGTCGACCCGCTGCTATCTTCCCCAAACTGATACGGGGACTGTTCACGGTAATTATCCCCATACTGTTAATCACCAACTTACCGGTTGAGGCACTTCAGTACAGCCGCACTGTTTCATACTGGCTTGTGTATGCGCTTGTGTTTGAATTTTCGATTTACCAGTTATCAAAGTGGTTTTGGCGACAAGGCATCAAGCATTACTTTTCCGCAAATTAA